A part of Numenius arquata chromosome 16, bNumArq3.hap1.1, whole genome shotgun sequence genomic DNA contains:
- the KIAA1671 gene encoding uncharacterized protein KIAA1671 homolog isoform X3: MTYSFWAALIRRIDQLKQCFSRQPAGAKDTDTLVREPDSQYGTWNEQRHSGDSFVPESPSSENDIISTRKQPPSSHPSSLSSQTEPASLVDHHDFSKDQRSTSLDRSSTDMDSTDGTDLPPPGDTYPDEKTTDFSFIDQTTVLDSSALKTRVQLSKKRRRRAPISHSLRRSRGLEFENRFSLTEEPDNAWMFKDSTEEKKTMQQEDSDEEEKVQRTTRSSSVHAQRLPVFPGMDHSVLKAQLRKRQESESPGEVSSAQLFKSPKPQLGTPGGRVLPSSAEKEERSEEKSPQWLMELKSKKRQSHYENQV, translated from the exons ATGACTTACTCCTTCTGGGCAGCACTAATTCGCCGGATA GACCAGCTGAAGCAGTGCTTCTCCAGACAGCCCGCGGGAGCCAAGGACACAGACACGTTGGTGCGGGAGCCTGACAGCCAGTACGGCACCTGGAACGAGCAGCGGCACAGTGGGGACAG CTTTGTGCCCGAATCTCCTTCCTCGGAAAATGATATCATTTCGACGAGAAAGCAACCTCCAAGCAGCCACCCGTCTTCACTGTCCTCTCAAACAGAACCGGCCTCCCTGGTTGATCACCATGACTTCTCAAAAGACCAAAGGAGCACAAGTTTGGACCGTTCCAGCACTGACATGGACTCTACTGATGGGACTGATTTACCGCCTCCGGGAGACACCTACCCTGATGAAAAGACCACAGATTTCTCTTTCATTGAT caAACCACCGTTCTGGACTCCAGCGCGCTGAAAACTCGTGTACAGCTCAGCAAAAAGAGACGCCGTCGGGCTCCTATTTCCCACTCTCTGAGAAGAAGCAGAGGGCTGGAGTTCGAAAACAGATTTTCTCTGACGGAAGAACCAGATAACGCCTGGATGTTTAAAGATTCCACAG aGGAGAAGAAAACTATGCAACAGGAGGATTctgatgaggaagaaaaggtaCAGCGTACTACGAGATCGTCTTCTGTACACGCTCAGAGACTTCCCGTGTTTCCGGGAATGGACCACTCTGTTCTCAAG gcCCAACTGCGGAAAAGACAAGAGTCTGAGAGTCCTGGTGAAGTAAGTTCTGCTCAGCTGTTCAAATCCCCTAAACCGCAGCTCGGAACTCCTGGTGGCAGAGTGCTGCCCTCCAGTGCCGAGAAGGAGGAGAG GTCGGAAGAAAAGTCTCCTCAGTGGCTGATGGAGCTGAAATCAAAGAAGAGACAGAGCCATTATGAGAATCAGGTTTGA